The Cryptomeria japonica chromosome 2, Sugi_1.0, whole genome shotgun sequence region attatattttttcatttttataatcATTTTGAGAAGAGAATATTGATATTGATGGATGTTATAATTTTATCTATAGTCTGATCCCTTACCACATGGCATACATCTATTCATTACATAGATTCATATACACATTACTCATTCATATCATCTCTATACATTCATCCTATTCATTCAGCATTACACCCATACATGCATAAATTTTTATACACATGTTATCTATTGCAATTCAACTACTTTCATATCCAACAAAAAGTTCATGGTCACatggatgtccttattgttatGGACACATCTTGCCCAAATTCAAACTTTCAAATTTCAATCTTGTCTACTCTCACTTTCACCCTTCTCACTTAGGGTCAAGTAAATACAATTTTGTTTGATATGTTAATACATCCTTGTATTTAAAGGTATTTAATCATTCATTTTAGGATGCAAGGACATAACAATTTAATAGCATGATTTGATTATTCTCCACCTGTGAATCTATTTCTACACAAGCATTCATAGcaacatatatgtaattgagctttCTTAATTTTTTACCATTCATATGCAATTTTAGAGGTTAACCTAGGCAACATTTCTCTTTGCAGCATACAAGTAGCCTTACCAAGGTATTTATAAATACCACTGGTTCATAAATATTACAAGAAGAAAAGATGCAAAGATACATTTTTTAAAGAGAAGAACAAAAGTTTAAAATATGATATTACAATTTTGTAGATGCATGATAGATCTGCAATCTTGAACTTATCACCTGAAATATCTATTTCTGATATAACATCCTAGATACCAAGACATATAAGATATTATGTTTGCATCAAATTTTGAATACTCTAAATTTTTTGAGCTAAGtatattgtttactattttcattcctatattaaatagttattaaaattatcataatatcaatACTTTAATATGTTAAACCAATTACTCTAAATTAGGCGTGCATATGCATTTTATCATATTAGTCTTCACTAAAGAAAATCTTCTctctttaaaattaaatttaacttagTATTGGATGGGGTTTATCTCCACATTCAGTATGGTGTCTATAGATTTTTGCAAAATTTTCAGTAGGTAAATCTTCATGATCTACATTCCCATTGTTGTAAAACCACAAAATATCTGACAAAAAAATTGTGTAAGTTTTTTTACAGTAccattttgtgtggagattagccaCTCACCTTAATATTAGTTGaaataaataaactaaattttATATTCATTAGCAATTTAATAAACCAGTAAAATTAATAGATAATTAGAGAAATCATATtagagatgaaatgaaaaatataaaagagATTTAGAATGGGTTTAACTTTGTGttgaattatgatttttttaagatGAGAAGTCTACTATATTAAACACAAtagtcaaaattagggttttaaatttGTATTTACACCCATCTGACCATGAAAATATGGATTATTGGGAATTGTTTTTCAACGCTTAAGCGCACTAATGTCAAGCCATGTGCTCCTGCATTTTGAAATGATCAGAGCTTTTCACATtgatcaaacaattctgaatttatCAGagcattttctcaacctctaataTTTCCAGACCCTATATACACATTAACTATCACAATGAAGTTCAAACAATTTGTGAGTTGTAGTTACAaatttagttgattagagatatGGATGCAATGTTTTCTCACCTTCCGTTTCTGATAATCATTTTCTGTTTATTTGCAGGTCAGTTATAAAAATTATCATTTCAAACTTTCCTCATTCTATATACTGCTCTGGTTTTCATTTAAATTGTTTGATTTGCAGGAAGAGGCGTTGCAGACAAGGCTGAAGCGCTGTTTGTGTTCGGAGCATCCTATGCCGACACAGGAAATAAAGATCCATACAATCAAAGCATAAACCAGCCATGGAGAAGGCCATACGGTTTGACCTGGCCTGGCTATCCTGCAGGCAGATTTTCTTCTGGAAAAATTCAGACAGATTTTTGGGGTAAACCTTCCTTCCAATTACAAATGGCGAAATTTAAGGTTTTAAGCAAGTGTTGTACTAAAATTTTGTGGTAAACCTTCCTTCCACTCACAAATGCCGAAATTTCAGGTTATGAGCAACCTTTGTACTAAAATTATGTGGCTGTGGTGTGTACAGCGAAAAATCCGGTCAGATTCTTCAGGTAAACGGTGTTATATTAGGTTTTAAGCAGCCTGTGGCTTATCTATCTGTGGCTGTGGTGTGTGCAGGGGATATTTTAGGGCTTCCCGCTCCCATAGCTTATGAGATGCTGAAAAGTCATGACTGTAAAGCAAGTGCAAAGAAGATGAGACACGGAGTGAATTTTGCAGTGGGAGGCAGTGGAATATTTCGAGCCTACGGTTTTATAACAGTAGCAGAACAGGTGAAGCAATTGAAGGAGCTGATAGGAGGAAGTCAGGGGTTCGACTCTCACAAGCTCTCACGGTCTGTAGTTCTTATCTCTGCGGCTGGTAACGACTACGAATCCCTTGCTAGCAGAAACGGCTCCATTGAGGTAATTCAAGATCTGAGGTCTTTCTTCGCCTGCAAAAATTTCAGAACAtctattttttttcttaatttgtgAGTTTATTACAGGAAATGATCGATCTGGTGAGACCTGTGGTAAGCGGGACAATAGACGTTGTGAAAGAGTTGTACGAAAGCGGGCTTAGGAATTTTGTGGTGAGTAATGTTGATCGCTTAGGGTGCTACCCTGAGATCGGCAAAACATCCTGTGATTCAAAATACGATGAAATTTTAGCTCTTCATACAAGATTATTGAAGGAGAGCGTAGAAAGCCTCAGATCGGATCTTAGGGAATTGTCCATCATATTTTCAGATTTGGTATCTGCATTTAATCATATCTTCTCCAATCCTGCACAATTCGGTACTTCAAAATCTCTGTCTTTTGTTATGTGTCCAGTAAATCTTCAAAATCTCTGCCTTGTGAATAATAATACATATATTATTGAAATATTGTAACAGGTTTGGTGGATTTGTTCGTTCCTTGCTGTGCTGAGAAAGGCGGGGTTCAAATGTGTGGAGAGGTGGACGAAATAGGCAGACCATTATTTGAAGTGTGTTCTAACGTAGAGGAAAGGTTCCGCTGGGATTCAGGCCATCCAACACAGAGAGGATGGCATGCGATAATGTCACTGTACAGTAATGGAGCAAAAGGGGACAATAAAACAATCAGTTTTATAGAGGGGGCGCCAAACGTTATTGCTTGGCTACACTCACTTGGATTCGTTGCTTACAGTGTGCCCACACTGTAGAGTTTATGCAATTTGTGGATTTTAAAGTACTTTCCAAGTTCTCTTCATCTTGATGAAATGTTGATTTATACATattcaaatttagaaaaataaaattcaattttataAATTGTGGAAAATTTATGCATTCAAAATTAGATCTATCAGATTTCCACAGtcagatttccacagtccatatttGCACAGTCCATGATACTTATTACAATTGACTTCTAGATTTAACTGTAAAATAAAATTTACATCAACCTTTTAGATGACACTCCATAAACTTTTAATACTTTCAAAAGACTTTTATTCACtagattttaataataataattttattatgtAAGTCCttcaattttataaattattatttgaaaaataaaaaataaaataaaataaaataagtcaaCAGCAGATTAAGCAATGCTTCAGTCAATCCTTGCCTACCTTCCTAATACCCTATAATGACACTCATAAACTTTTGATACTTTCAAAAGACTTTTATTGAAtagattttaataataataatcgtATTATGTAAGTCCttcaattttataaattattatttaaaaaataaaaaataaaataaaataaaataagtcaaCAGCAGATTAAGCAATGCTTCAGTCAATCCTTACCAACCTTCCTAATACCCTATAAGGTCGTAATATTAGCTCCGCTTCCC contains the following coding sequences:
- the LOC131050560 gene encoding GDSL esterase/lipase At5g03610; translated protein: MDAMFSHLPFLIIIFCLFAGRGVADKAEALFVFGASYADTGNKDPYNQSINQPWRRPYGLTWPGYPAGRFSSGKIQTDFWGDILGLPAPIAYEMLKSHDCKASAKKMRHGVNFAVGGSGIFRAYGFITVAEQVKQLKELIGGSQGFDSHKLSRSVVLISAAGNDYESLASRNGSIEEMIDLVRPVVSGTIDVVKELYESGLRNFVVSNVDRLGCYPEIGKTSCDSKYDEILALHTRLLKESVESLRSDLRELSIIFSDLVSAFNHIFSNPAQFGLVDLFVPCCAEKGGVQMCGEVDEIGRPLFEVCSNVEERFRWDSGHPTQRGWHAIMSLYSNGAKGDNKTISFIEGAPNVIAWLHSLGFVAYSVPTL